Proteins encoded together in one Undibacterium sp. CCC3.4 window:
- the folP gene encoding dihydropteroate synthase yields MTNYFQCGRYRFNWGAARHKPLVMGILNVTPDSFSDGGQFLDLDSALSRAEQMIEEGVDIIDIGGESSRPGAQALSLEQELARVMPVIFALRDCGKPLSIDTYKPAVMREALLAGADMINDIQGFRSPEARAAVADSEAGLCVMHMQKTPGDMQQRPQYQDVHAEVLQFLAAQAQALQASGIAREQICIDPGFGFGKSLAHNIALFQDIEYLQQELGLPLLVGVSRKTMIGELTGKSAERRLAGSVAAALAAAQRGAKIVRVHDVAETMDALTVWQALLA; encoded by the coding sequence ATGACTAATTATTTTCAATGTGGCCGCTATCGGTTTAACTGGGGCGCGGCGCGGCATAAGCCGCTGGTGATGGGCATACTCAATGTTACACCGGATTCATTTTCTGACGGTGGCCAATTTCTCGACCTCGACAGTGCGCTGTCGCGTGCCGAACAAATGATCGAGGAGGGCGTCGACATCATTGATATCGGTGGTGAGTCGAGTCGGCCAGGTGCGCAAGCCTTATCGCTGGAGCAAGAATTGGCGCGTGTGATGCCGGTGATCTTCGCGCTGCGTGACTGCGGCAAACCACTCTCGATCGATACCTATAAACCGGCCGTCATGCGTGAAGCGCTGCTGGCCGGTGCCGATATGATCAACGACATACAAGGTTTTCGCTCGCCTGAGGCGCGCGCTGCCGTGGCTGATTCGGAGGCGGGCCTGTGTGTGATGCATATGCAAAAAACGCCTGGCGATATGCAGCAGCGGCCGCAATACCAAGATGTGCATGCCGAAGTCTTGCAATTTCTTGCTGCACAAGCGCAGGCCTTGCAAGCCAGTGGTATTGCACGCGAACAGATTTGTATTGATCCGGGCTTTGGCTTTGGTAAATCTTTGGCGCATAATATTGCACTCTTTCAAGATATCGAATACTTGCAACAAGAATTAGGTTTGCCACTCTTGGTTGGCGTGTCGCGTAAAACCATGATCGGTGAATTGACTGGGAAAAGCGCCGAGCGCCGTTTGGCCGGCAGCGTCGCCGCGGCCTTGGCGGCAGCGCAGCGGGGTGCTAAAATCGTGCGCGTCCATGATGTCGCTGAAACAATGGATGCCTTAACTGTATGGCAGGCTTTGCTTGCTTGA
- the glmM gene encoding phosphoglucosamine mutase — protein sequence MTRKYFGTDGIRGRVGVAPITPDFVMRLGYAAGKVLAQAGSRGDKRPTVLIGKDTRISGYMLEAALEAGFAAAGVDVMLCGPMPTPGVAYLTRALRLSAGVVISASHNHYADNGIKFFSSQGNKLADEVELAIEAALEEPMLCVSSDHLGKAKRLPDASGRYIEFCKSTFPSELDLRGLRIVVDCAHGAAYDIAPHVLHELGAEVIAIGNTPNGLNINDKVGATAPDALAIAVRANHADLGIALDGDADRLIMVDRHGKIYNGDQLLYLIVVDRLSMGPVAGAVGTLMTNMAVEIAFEKLGVGFVRARVGDRYVLEQMQERGWLIGGEGSGHLLCLDKHSTGDGIISALQVLSALRRSGKSLDACFSELHLFPQVLLNVRVAAGFDWQNNAALMQEKTAVEEQLKGRGRVLIRASGTEPLLRVMVEADADELANTCARRLVACIEHG from the coding sequence ATGACAAGAAAATATTTTGGTACCGATGGTATCCGTGGTCGCGTCGGTGTTGCACCGATCACGCCTGATTTTGTAATGCGGCTTGGTTACGCTGCCGGCAAAGTGCTGGCGCAAGCCGGTTCGCGTGGCGATAAGCGTCCAACGGTCTTGATTGGTAAAGATACCCGTATTTCCGGCTATATGCTTGAAGCCGCGCTCGAAGCTGGCTTTGCTGCCGCCGGTGTTGACGTGATGTTGTGCGGCCCGATGCCAACTCCGGGGGTGGCGTATCTGACGCGCGCCCTGCGCTTGTCGGCCGGCGTCGTCATTTCGGCCTCGCATAATCATTACGCTGATAATGGTATCAAGTTTTTTTCATCGCAAGGCAATAAGCTCGCCGATGAAGTCGAATTGGCGATTGAGGCGGCGTTGGAAGAACCGATGCTCTGTGTCAGTTCGGATCATCTTGGGAAGGCTAAGCGCTTGCCTGATGCCAGTGGTCGCTATATAGAATTTTGTAAGAGTACGTTTCCATCTGAACTCGATTTGCGCGGCCTGCGCATTGTGGTTGATTGTGCCCATGGTGCCGCCTACGACATCGCTCCGCACGTCTTGCATGAGCTTGGTGCCGAGGTGATTGCGATCGGTAATACACCGAACGGCTTGAATATCAATGACAAAGTTGGTGCGACTGCCCCCGATGCCTTAGCCATTGCGGTACGCGCCAACCATGCCGATCTCGGCATCGCGCTCGATGGCGATGCGGATCGTTTGATCATGGTCGACCGCCATGGGAAAATTTATAATGGCGATCAATTGTTGTATTTGATTGTGGTCGATCGCTTGAGTATGGGCCCGGTAGCGGGTGCCGTTGGCACCTTGATGACCAATATGGCGGTCGAAATCGCTTTCGAAAAACTGGGCGTCGGTTTTGTGCGTGCGCGGGTCGGTGACCGCTATGTGCTCGAGCAAATGCAGGAGCGCGGCTGGTTGATCGGTGGCGAAGGATCTGGTCATTTGTTATGTCTGGATAAGCATTCGACCGGTGATGGCATTATTTCGGCCTTGCAGGTCTTGTCGGCCCTGCGTCGCAGTGGCAAGTCGCTCGATGCCTGCTTCAGTGAATTACACTTATTTCCGCAGGTATTGTTAAATGTGCGCGTTGCTGCCGGTTTTGATTGGCAAAACAATGCCGCTTTGATGCAGGAAAAAACAGCGGTGGAAGAGCAATTGAAAGGTCGCGGCCGCGTCTTGATCCGCGCTTCCGGCACCGAACCGCTGTTGCGAGTGATGGTGGAAGCCGATGCGGATGAATTGGCTAACACTTGTGCACGCCGCTTGGTGGCGTGTATTGAACATGGCTGA
- a CDS encoding UbiA family prenyltransferase: MNSYPLVVDLDGTLIHTDMLQESALAFLREQPCALWRVPLWLMCGKAILKQQLAERTDFDPATLPYHPHFLAELVAQHRNGRSLLLCTASDGKIARRIAAHLGIFDAVIASDGRRNLAGTHKAEALVARFGSGRFDYAGNSSADLAVWSHARAGIAVNADPALLARAQQCCRLEQVFPPEPIGVRGWCQALRVHQWLKNLLIFIPLFGAHQLGALEPLLTLLLAFCSFCLCASAVYIANDLLDLPSDRKHPRKRRRPFARGLLPLHLGVLLLPLLLGSSGLLAWQVGPQFSVWLLAYFALTCAYSFYLKRIMVIDCIALAGLYTLRLVAGAAAVQLPLSFWLLAFSGFLFLSLAFVKRYAELRGQTRQGMQQVHGRGYYTSDASLIQMLGVTAGYGAVLVLALYINSAVVIELYRAPELIWGTIPVTLFWVSWIWMQADRGNMHDDPLVFALRDRASLWSGLVFMVILSLGALGKPW, from the coding sequence TTGAACTCTTATCCTTTAGTGGTTGATTTAGATGGCACCTTAATTCATACCGACATGCTGCAAGAATCGGCGTTGGCGTTCCTGCGTGAGCAGCCGTGCGCGCTATGGCGTGTGCCGCTGTGGCTTATGTGTGGTAAAGCTATTCTCAAACAACAACTGGCCGAACGGACCGACTTCGATCCGGCTACCTTACCCTATCATCCGCACTTTCTCGCCGAACTGGTCGCGCAACATCGCAATGGCCGAAGCTTACTTTTGTGTACAGCCAGCGATGGCAAAATTGCTCGCCGCATTGCCGCTCACCTCGGTATTTTTGATGCGGTGATCGCCAGTGATGGCAGACGCAATCTGGCCGGTACGCATAAGGCGGAGGCGCTGGTGGCACGCTTTGGCAGCGGCAGGTTTGATTATGCCGGTAATTCCTCGGCTGATTTGGCGGTGTGGTCGCATGCGCGTGCCGGCATCGCCGTCAATGCTGATCCAGCTTTGCTGGCAAGGGCACAGCAGTGTTGCCGGCTCGAGCAAGTCTTTCCGCCCGAACCAATCGGCGTGCGAGGCTGGTGCCAGGCATTACGCGTTCATCAATGGCTGAAGAATCTGTTGATCTTCATTCCCTTGTTCGGTGCGCATCAACTTGGTGCCTTGGAGCCATTGCTTACCTTGCTGTTGGCGTTTTGCTCGTTTTGTTTGTGTGCTTCGGCCGTGTATATCGCTAATGACTTGCTCGATTTACCCTCAGACCGTAAGCATCCACGCAAGCGCCGCCGGCCGTTTGCGCGCGGCTTGCTTCCTTTGCACCTCGGGGTATTGTTGTTGCCCTTGCTGTTGGGATCGAGCGGGCTGTTGGCATGGCAAGTAGGGCCGCAGTTCTCCGTATGGCTGCTGGCTTACTTTGCGTTGACCTGCGCCTATTCTTTTTATCTCAAACGTATCATGGTCATCGATTGCATTGCCTTAGCCGGCCTATACACCTTACGCTTGGTGGCTGGTGCGGCGGCGGTGCAATTGCCCTTGTCATTTTGGTTGTTGGCGTTTTCGGGATTTTTGTTTCTTTCATTGGCCTTCGTCAAGCGTTATGCTGAATTACGTGGGCAAACACGGCAAGGGATGCAGCAGGTCCATGGCCGCGGCTATTACACTTCCGATGCCAGCCTCATACAAATGTTGGGCGTGACGGCCGGCTATGGTGCGGTGCTGGTGCTGGCCTTATACATTAACAGTGCGGTGGTGATCGAATTGTACCGGGCACCAGAGCTGATCTGGGGCACGATACCGGTCACCCTGTTTTGGGTCAGCTGGATATGGATGCAGGCTGACCGCGGCAATATGCACGATGATCCCTTGGTGTTTGCCTTGCGTGATCGCGCCAGCCTTTGGTCTGGCCTCGTGTTTATGGTGATATTGAGCCTGGGAGCGCTCGGCAAACCATGGTAA
- a CDS encoding FAD-binding oxidoreductase — protein MVNIDSWGRLGARPHHVSTLYQRADIATALQAGVPALAYGMGRSYGDACLNPGGRLLHTRGLDRFISFDRRSGVLCCEAGVLLRDIQQLSLPCGWMLAVSPGTELVTVGGAIANDVHGKNQHSQASFGNHVRQLRLIRSDGTIIDCGPRHNAGWFAATVGGIGLTGIISEVELQLRRVVGPWLDCESLAYANLDEFFALSASSALTWEYTVAWIDCRSRCGRGIFLRGRHSQAHLPLPVARKAVAMPMVPPFSLINRVTLPWLNRGYYYLQRQRQRERSKPQHYQQFFYPLDHVLNWNRMYGPRGFYQYQCVLPSVPGPFAVAAMLAAIKRSGEGSFLAVLKTFGVRASLGMLSFPTAGVSLALDFPNRGVSTTDLFEQLNAIVAQAGGRLYLAKDACMPRTLFRAAYPRLNEFSTYRDPGLSSAMSRRLMGY, from the coding sequence ATGGTAAACATCGATTCTTGGGGGCGCTTGGGTGCACGTCCGCATCATGTCAGTACGCTGTACCAGCGTGCCGATATCGCCACTGCCTTGCAAGCTGGCGTGCCAGCGCTGGCGTATGGTATGGGGCGCAGTTACGGCGATGCTTGCCTCAATCCCGGTGGTCGTTTGCTGCACACCCGTGGCCTCGATCGTTTCATTTCCTTCGATCGTCGCAGCGGTGTGTTGTGCTGTGAAGCAGGGGTATTGTTGCGGGATATACAGCAACTCAGCCTTCCTTGTGGCTGGATGCTGGCGGTGTCGCCAGGGACCGAGCTTGTGACGGTCGGCGGTGCGATTGCCAATGATGTGCACGGTAAGAATCAACATAGTCAGGCGTCATTCGGCAATCATGTGCGGCAATTGCGGCTGATACGCAGCGATGGCACCATCATCGACTGCGGTCCTCGGCACAATGCCGGCTGGTTTGCCGCCACGGTGGGCGGGATAGGTTTGACTGGCATCATCAGTGAGGTGGAGTTGCAACTGCGTCGTGTTGTCGGCCCTTGGCTGGATTGCGAAAGCCTCGCGTATGCCAATCTCGATGAATTTTTTGCCTTGTCCGCCAGTTCCGCCCTGACCTGGGAATACACCGTGGCATGGATAGATTGTCGCTCGCGCTGTGGGCGCGGCATTTTTTTACGCGGCCGTCACAGCCAGGCGCATTTGCCCCTGCCGGTTGCGCGCAAAGCTGTCGCCATGCCTATGGTGCCACCGTTTTCGCTGATTAACCGGGTGACGCTGCCTTGGCTTAACCGCGGCTATTATTATTTGCAGCGCCAGCGGCAGCGCGAACGGTCAAAGCCACAGCACTATCAGCAATTTTTTTATCCGCTCGATCATGTGCTCAACTGGAATCGCATGTATGGACCGCGCGGTTTTTACCAATACCAATGCGTACTGCCATCGGTACCGGGACCGTTTGCCGTAGCGGCCATGCTGGCGGCGATCAAACGCAGCGGCGAGGGTTCATTTCTGGCGGTGCTGAAAACTTTTGGTGTGCGTGCTTCACTAGGTATGTTGAGTTTTCCGACCGCCGGTGTGAGCTTGGCACTGGATTTCCCTAATCGCGGTGTCTCGACCACTGACTTGTTCGAGCAACTTAATGCCATCGTCGCCCAAGCTGGTGGACGTTTGTATCTGGCCAAAGATGCTTGCATGCCGCGTACCTTGTTCCGCGCTGCTTATCCGCGCCTGAACGAATTTTCCACTTACCGCGATCCGGGCTTGAGTTCAGCCATGTCGCGGCGTTTGATGGGGTATTGA
- a CDS encoding SDR family NAD(P)-dependent oxidoreductase has product MLRYQRARIVIIGATSAIASQCARRWLAGGAAACVLLGRNAEKLAVLEADLRLRYPLADISSRCLDFLDVVAIEACAAELVQGGPIDIALIAHGNLPLQAACQADVQLTREALLLNAISPALFAEAFAARMQQQGGGCLALISSVAGERGRKSNYVYGAAKALLSRYAEGLQHRFAGTPLHVVLIKPGPTASPMTAHLLRSGVRLAPLGQVADAIVAGIAKHRAVIYVPRKWALIMLLIRVLPRAIFNKLNI; this is encoded by the coding sequence ATGCTACGTTATCAGCGCGCACGTATTGTCATCATCGGTGCCACCTCGGCCATCGCCAGTCAGTGCGCGCGTCGCTGGCTGGCAGGCGGTGCCGCTGCCTGTGTCTTGCTCGGACGCAATGCGGAAAAGTTGGCGGTATTGGAAGCGGATTTACGGCTGCGCTATCCGCTCGCAGATATCAGCAGCCGTTGCCTTGATTTTCTTGATGTCGTGGCGATCGAGGCTTGCGCGGCCGAGTTAGTCCAGGGTGGCCCCATCGATATCGCGCTGATCGCGCACGGTAATTTGCCATTGCAAGCGGCTTGTCAAGCGGACGTGCAATTGACGCGCGAAGCCTTGTTGCTCAATGCGATTTCGCCGGCGCTGTTTGCCGAAGCCTTCGCGGCGCGGATGCAGCAACAGGGTGGCGGCTGTTTGGCATTGATCAGCTCGGTCGCCGGTGAGCGCGGGCGCAAATCGAACTATGTTTACGGTGCGGCCAAAGCCTTATTGAGCCGCTATGCCGAAGGACTGCAACACCGCTTTGCCGGTACCCCCTTGCACGTGGTCTTGATCAAGCCGGGGCCGACCGCCAGCCCAATGACTGCGCACTTGCTGCGCAGTGGCGTGCGTTTGGCACCGCTGGGGCAGGTGGCGGATGCGATTGTTGCCGGGATCGCAAAGCATCGTGCCGTGATTTATGTGCCGCGCAAATGGGCGCTGATTATGCTGCTCATTCGAGTGTTGCCACGCGCGATTTTTAATAAACTCAATATCTGA
- a CDS encoding NAD-dependent epimerase/dehydratase family protein, which translates to MHWQDKKIILAGGAGLVGQNLVAQLRARGYRNLVVLDKHRANLAVLRQWQPQVQAEYADLAQAGEWQRHVEGAAALVMLQAQIGGTLETEFTRNSITSTRLILALLKHYPNVQLIHISSSVLNSAADDFYTRSKRTQEQLVRASGLACTILRPTLMFGWFDRKHLGWLARFMRRVPLFPIPGHGHYLRQPLYAADFCRIIVRCLEKPELSGTYNISGQENIDYIDIIRRIRQVTGSRTLLCRLPYRVFHALLRLWAWFDRNPPFTTQQLAALCTRDRFEVIDWPSLFGVPATPFALAIDETFNDRRYSHIILEF; encoded by the coding sequence ATGCATTGGCAAGATAAAAAAATCATTCTCGCCGGCGGTGCCGGGCTGGTGGGGCAAAATTTGGTGGCGCAGTTGCGCGCGCGTGGCTATCGCAATCTGGTGGTACTCGATAAGCATCGTGCCAATTTGGCCGTGCTACGCCAATGGCAGCCGCAGGTGCAGGCTGAGTATGCCGATCTGGCGCAAGCTGGGGAGTGGCAGCGACATGTAGAGGGGGCGGCTGCCTTGGTGATGCTGCAAGCGCAAATAGGGGGCACGCTTGAAACTGAATTCACGCGCAATAGCATCACCAGCACACGCCTGATTCTGGCTTTGCTCAAGCATTATCCAAACGTGCAACTGATACATATCAGTTCTTCCGTGCTCAATTCGGCTGCAGATGATTTTTATACCCGCAGTAAGCGCACGCAGGAACAGTTGGTGCGCGCCAGCGGCCTGGCTTGCACCATCTTGCGGCCGACCCTGATGTTCGGCTGGTTCGACCGCAAACATCTGGGCTGGCTGGCCCGGTTCATGCGCCGCGTGCCGCTGTTTCCGATTCCCGGTCATGGGCACTATCTGCGCCAGCCTTTGTATGCCGCTGATTTTTGCCGCATCATCGTGCGCTGCCTTGAAAAACCGGAGTTAAGCGGCACTTACAATATCTCGGGACAAGAAAACATCGATTACATCGATATCATTCGCCGGATTCGGCAGGTCACCGGCAGCCGCACGCTACTGTGCCGACTGCCGTATCGCGTGTTTCATGCTTTGCTGCGCTTGTGGGCCTGGTTTGATCGTAATCCGCCATTCACGACGCAGCAATTAGCCGCACTCTGTACTCGCGACCGCTTCGAAGTCATCGATTGGCCCAGCCTGTTTGGCGTGCCGGCGACACCGTTTGCACTGGCGATTGATGAAACCTTCAACGACCGCCGCTACAGTCACATTATTCTGGAGTTTTAA
- a CDS encoding NAD(P)/FAD-dependent oxidoreductase: protein MAARIAVLGAGPMGLAVAYQLARDGHCPVVYEADDRIGGMSAAFDFGGLRIERYYHFHCTSDAAFLGMLSELGLADRLHWVTTRMAYWYQNRLQAWGNPLALLRFRGLSMLAKFRYGWHVYSASKRDTWQTLDCVHAIPWLKKWVGEEAYEVLWRRLFEYKFYQYSQDVSAAWIWSRIRRIARSRRSLFAEQLGYLDGGSETLLQAMRRDIERHGGEIRLSSAVSRVVLDADGVRGVESQGQFFAFEKVISTIPLPHVPALIPDLPAAVLTQLRALKNMAVVCVIVKLRRAVSDNFWLNTNDEEMDIPGLVEYSNLRALDGHVVYVPFYMPGEHEKFAEPDQVFLDKVRRYLKKINPALVDEDFLAMRASRYRYAQPLCEPGYLQRLPQLSVSGLWLADTSCYYPEDRGISESIAFGRELARTVFS, encoded by the coding sequence ATGGCAGCACGTATCGCCGTACTGGGGGCCGGTCCTATGGGCTTGGCAGTGGCATATCAACTGGCACGTGACGGTCATTGTCCGGTCGTGTACGAAGCCGATGACCGTATCGGTGGCATGAGCGCCGCCTTCGACTTCGGTGGACTACGTATCGAGCGCTACTACCATTTCCATTGCACCTCTGATGCCGCCTTCTTGGGCATGTTGAGCGAACTCGGTCTGGCCGATCGTCTGCATTGGGTGACGACCCGCATGGCTTACTGGTATCAAAACCGTTTGCAAGCATGGGGGAATCCGCTGGCTTTGCTGCGTTTTCGGGGTTTGAGTATGCTCGCTAAATTTCGTTACGGCTGGCATGTCTATTCAGCCAGCAAGCGTGATACGTGGCAAACGCTGGACTGCGTGCATGCCATCCCTTGGTTGAAAAAATGGGTAGGTGAAGAAGCGTACGAAGTGTTGTGGCGGCGGTTGTTTGAATACAAATTTTATCAATACAGCCAAGACGTCTCGGCCGCTTGGATTTGGAGCCGGATTCGGCGTATTGCTCGTTCGCGCCGCAGTTTGTTTGCCGAACAGCTCGGCTATCTCGACGGTGGTTCGGAAACCTTGCTGCAGGCGATGCGACGCGACATTGAGCGGCATGGCGGTGAGATCCGTTTGAGCTCGGCAGTCAGCCGCGTCGTGCTCGATGCTGATGGCGTGCGCGGGGTGGAATCGCAAGGACAATTTTTCGCATTTGAAAAAGTGATCAGCACGATTCCCTTACCACATGTGCCGGCACTGATACCCGATTTGCCGGCAGCGGTGCTGACGCAGCTACGGGCGCTCAAAAACATGGCTGTGGTATGTGTGATTGTCAAATTACGGCGTGCCGTGAGTGACAATTTTTGGCTCAATACGAATGATGAAGAGATGGATATTCCGGGTCTGGTTGAATACAGTAATTTGCGAGCGCTTGATGGGCATGTGGTTTACGTGCCCTTTTACATGCCAGGCGAACATGAAAAATTCGCCGAACCGGATCAAGTGTTTCTCGATAAAGTACGCCGCTATTTGAAAAAAATTAATCCGGCTTTGGTCGACGAAGATTTTCTGGCAATGCGTGCCAGCCGTTACCGGTATGCGCAACCGCTGTGCGAACCCGGGTATTTACAGCGTTTGCCACAGCTTAGCGTATCCGGTTTGTGGCTGGCTGATACCTCATGTTATTACCCGGAAGATCGCGGTATTTCGGAAAGCATCGCCTTCGGTCGAGAACTTGCGCGCACGGTGTTCTCATGA
- a CDS encoding GtrA family protein — protein MKARSHTKQFSLFLLCSGLAALLNFSARIVFNRWVDFAAAVLLAYVCGMLLAFILAKYLVFTDSRQTLSHSLLFFIVVNGLAILQTYLISVALLRWLAPAAAHAIGIAVPVLTSYLGHRYGSFRAEPLR, from the coding sequence ATGAAGGCGCGTAGTCATACCAAGCAGTTTTCCTTATTCCTGCTGTGCAGCGGTTTGGCAGCACTGCTCAATTTCAGTGCCCGTATTGTCTTTAACCGCTGGGTCGATTTCGCTGCTGCCGTGTTGCTCGCTTATGTATGTGGCATGTTGCTGGCCTTTATCTTGGCAAAATACCTGGTGTTTACGGATAGTCGGCAAACTTTATCGCACTCGTTGCTGTTTTTCATCGTGGTCAATGGCTTAGCGATTTTACAAACCTACTTGATCAGCGTGGCACTGTTACGCTGGCTGGCACCGGCGGCAGCCCATGCGATCGGGATTGCGGTGCCAGTATTGACCAGTTATCTTGGTCACCGCTATGGCTCGTTTCGCGCGGAGCCACTGCGATGA
- a CDS encoding FAD-binding oxidoreductase: protein MDEFLSACRALVGSNYLLRDQVDVLPYETEWRQRVRGKALAVILPATTAEVAAIVVLCGRFGVAIVPQGGNTGLVLGSIPDQSGSAIILSLKRMHAIRAIDSVNNTMIVEAGCLLEHVQQAAAAAGRLYPLALASQGNCTIGGNLATNAGGTAVLRYGNARELCLGLEVVNADGSIWHGLKALRKDNTGYDLRDLFIGAEGTLGIITAAVLKLYPQARSSSTVLLALATPSDALAMLNLARSTLGATLSGFELIADFCLTLVEKHFPSLHTPFAQRHPYYVLLEISDHQAQPQAGHAIEALLELALAQGLIADAVLASSIAQARNLWALRENISLAQGTEGKNIKHDISLPISEIPAFIEYMATCLEQHYPGCRTVCFGHMGDGNLHYNISAPEHVDKQDWLTQQAAINRLVHDQVDRMHGSISAEHGLGSLKREEIKRYKSDTELALMRAIKMALDPQNLMNPGKVL from the coding sequence ATGGATGAATTTCTCTCAGCCTGCCGTGCTTTAGTCGGCAGCAACTATTTACTGCGCGACCAAGTCGATGTCCTGCCCTATGAAACCGAATGGCGTCAGCGCGTACGCGGCAAAGCCTTGGCGGTCATCCTGCCGGCCACGACCGCAGAAGTGGCTGCCATCGTGGTCCTATGTGGACGCTTTGGCGTTGCCATCGTGCCGCAAGGTGGTAATACCGGTTTGGTGCTCGGCAGTATCCCCGACCAAAGCGGCAGCGCCATCATCCTCTCGCTCAAACGCATGCACGCGATCCGCGCCATCGATAGCGTCAACAATACCATGATCGTCGAAGCCGGCTGCCTGCTCGAACACGTGCAGCAAGCCGCGGCCGCGGCCGGACGTCTGTATCCGCTGGCACTGGCATCGCAAGGTAACTGCACCATAGGCGGCAACCTCGCCACCAACGCCGGCGGCACTGCCGTGCTGCGCTACGGGAATGCGCGCGAACTCTGCCTCGGTTTGGAAGTCGTGAATGCCGACGGCAGCATCTGGCACGGCCTGAAAGCTTTACGCAAAGACAATACCGGCTATGACTTGCGCGACCTCTTCATCGGTGCCGAAGGCACGCTGGGCATCATCACCGCTGCCGTACTTAAGCTGTATCCGCAAGCACGCAGCAGCAGCACCGTACTGTTGGCACTGGCCACCCCAAGCGACGCCTTGGCCATGTTGAATCTGGCGCGCAGCACGCTCGGTGCCACCCTCAGCGGTTTTGAATTGATCGCCGACTTTTGTCTGACCTTGGTGGAAAAACATTTCCCCTCCCTGCATACGCCATTTGCACAACGCCACCCTTACTATGTACTCTTGGAAATCTCCGACCATCAAGCCCAACCTCAGGCCGGCCATGCCATCGAAGCGCTGCTCGAACTAGCGCTGGCACAAGGATTGATCGCCGATGCCGTGCTGGCCAGCTCAATCGCCCAAGCGCGCAACTTGTGGGCGCTGCGCGAAAATATTTCGCTGGCACAGGGTACGGAAGGAAAAAATATCAAACACGATATTTCCTTACCGATTTCTGAAATTCCCGCCTTCATCGAGTACATGGCAACGTGCTTGGAGCAGCATTATCCGGGCTGCCGCACGGTGTGTTTCGGCCATATGGGAGATGGTAATTTACACTACAATATTTCCGCTCCCGAGCACGTCGACAAGCAAGATTGGCTGACCCAGCAAGCCGCTATCAACCGTCTCGTGCATGATCAAGTCGACCGCATGCATGGTTCGATTTCGGCCGAGCACGGGCTGGGCAGCCTCAAGCGTGAAGAAATCAAACGCTACAAGTCAGACACCGAACTCGCACTCATGCGCGCCATAAAAATGGCACTTGATCCGCAGAACTTGATGAATCCGGGGAAAGTACTTTGA
- a CDS encoding DUF2069 domain-containing protein produces MISQGQHRSHLLACASLATLLLLCLAWELWLAPLRPGGSWMALKALPLLLPLRGVIKKDNYTMQWTSMLIWLYFIEGVVRSYSDTKPVSIWCAALELGLSLVYFGSVLVYLRPLKRAAKALAKQHG; encoded by the coding sequence ATGATCAGCCAAGGCCAACACAGATCCCACCTGCTCGCTTGCGCCAGTTTGGCCACCCTGTTGTTACTGTGCTTAGCGTGGGAGTTATGGCTGGCACCGCTGCGCCCGGGCGGCTCATGGATGGCACTCAAAGCCCTGCCCTTGTTACTACCCTTGCGCGGCGTGATCAAAAAAGACAATTACACCATGCAATGGACCTCGATGTTGATTTGGCTCTATTTCATCGAAGGTGTGGTGCGCAGCTACAGCGATACCAAGCCGGTATCGATCTGGTGCGCGGCGCTGGAACTGGGCTTGTCCCTCGTGTATTTCGGCAGCGTACTGGTATATTTACGGCCACTGAAACGGGCTGCCAAAGCCTTGGCGAAACAACATGGATGA
- the wrbA gene encoding NAD(P)H:quinone oxidoreductase — MPRSELTILVLYYSRHGNTQKMADLIAQGINSVPGCEARLRTVPAVSSQIGGSAAAIPESGPPYVELSDLSDCAGLALGSPTRFGNMAAAMKYFWDGTAADWLSATLAGKPACVFTSTGSMHGGQESTLLSMMLPLFHHGMMLLGLPYSEAALMTTKTGGSPYGASHWAGLDGKEVISDDSRELAIALGRRLAQTALRLHEPAAQR; from the coding sequence ATGCCCCGATCTGAACTGACGATACTCGTTTTATACTACTCACGCCACGGCAATACGCAAAAAATGGCCGATTTGATAGCACAAGGAATCAACAGCGTACCTGGCTGCGAAGCCCGCTTGCGCACCGTGCCGGCCGTTTCCAGTCAGATCGGCGGCAGTGCCGCGGCCATACCCGAGAGCGGCCCGCCGTATGTCGAGTTATCTGACCTCAGCGACTGCGCCGGCTTGGCCTTGGGCTCACCTACGCGCTTCGGCAATATGGCGGCAGCGATGAAATATTTTTGGGATGGAACTGCGGCCGACTGGCTCAGCGCCACCTTGGCAGGAAAACCGGCCTGTGTCTTCACTTCCACCGGCAGCATGCATGGTGGCCAGGAATCAACCTTGCTGAGCATGATGCTGCCACTGTTTCACCACGGTATGATGTTGCTCGGCCTCCCCTACAGCGAAGCCGCCCTGATGACCACCAAGACCGGCGGCAGCCCTTATGGTGCCAGCCACTGGGCCGGCTTGGATGGCAAAGAAGTTATTTCCGACGACAGCCGCGAATTGGCGATTGCGCTCGGTCGACGTTTGGCGCAGACCGCACTGCGCCTGCATGAACCGGCGGCGCAACGATGA